In the genome of Penaeus vannamei isolate JL-2024 chromosome 26, ASM4276789v1, whole genome shotgun sequence, one region contains:
- the LOC113800618 gene encoding leukocyte receptor cluster member 1: MNILPKKRWHVRTKENIARVRRDEAQAAEEEKQRVYRAKLAEKEARTAILRAKAREDYDGGYSSQDTPEPQKKSEGSADIYTADGNINFFKDLEEGKKTQGTNKEYEEEKKAEQEKYEKSIGYLTYLGQDSVEANGGKAWYEGSGGRAAYRDKDGEDVQEVGLKSKSKLDPMNDIRKYMGFKPSAKASAPPANIAVSVKPEKKEEIYFKRSESMSREKDDRLRRKESKKRKKHKKEKHSRKKKRKTYSDDTDDSDRERKSYKEKSLKGRKRKRDSSSDDSIDSYRDRKRKKHGKNSRRPKNDNKHRKRHQRSSSSDSTTGTSSSEPESSEDEEARKEKEKKLEVLRAERLKREAEERKRAERLLAGLNPNEKDTVSEDKPAVKQKYHSQFNPHLAKQNMEPKPLQSGVKYWLQ; the protein is encoded by the exons ATGAATATTTTACCCAAAAAGAG GTGGCATGTCCGCACGAAGGAAAATATTGCAAGAGTGCGGCGTGATGAGGCACAGGCtgcagaggaggagaaacagagagtttATAGAGCCAAGTTAGCG GAGAAAGAAGCTCGCACAGCCATTCTGAGAGCCAAAGCCCGAGAAGATTATGATGGAGGTTACAGCAGCCAAGACACACCTGAGCCACAGAAGAAGAGCGAGGGGAGTGCGGACATCTACACAGCAGATGGAAACATCAACTTCTTTAAAGATTTGGAGGAGGGCAAGAAGACCCAAGGGACAAACAAGGagtacgaggaggagaagaaagcagaGCAGGAGAAGTACGAGAAGAGTATCGGGTACTTGACATACTTGGGTCAAGATTCAGTGGAGGCCAATGGGGGCAAGGCCTGGTACGAAGGCAGTGGTGGAAGGGCCGCCTACAGAGACAAGGATGGTGAGGATGTGCAGGAGGTTGGActcaagagcaagagcaagctgGATCCAATGAATGATATACGGAAGTACATGGGTTTCAAGCCTTCTGCAAAGGCCTCTGCCCCTCCAGCAAACATAGCTGTTTCTGTCAAgccggagaagaaggaagaaatttaTTTTAAAAGAAGTGAGAGTATGTCAAGGGAAAAAGATGACAGACTcaggagaaaagaaagcaagaaaagaaagaaacataaaaaggaaaagcatagcagaaagaaaaagaggaaaacttatagtgatgatactgatgactcagacagagaaaggaaaagttaCAAAGAAAAATCattgaaaggtagaaagagaaagagagatagtagtAGTGACGATAGTATAGATAGCTACCGagatagaaagcgaaagaaacaTGGAAAGAATTCAAGAAGACCTAAGAatgacaacaaacacagaaagagacaccAAAGATCTAGCAGTAGTGACTCAACCACTGGTACATCAAGTTCTGAACCAGAGAGCAGTGAGGATGAAGAGGcacgcaaagagaaagagaagaagttggAGGTTCTTAGAGCAGAGAGACTCAAGAGGGAagctgaagagagaaagagagcagagaggctACTTGCCGGTTTGAACCCCAACGAAAAGGACACTGTGAGTGAAGACAAGCCGGCCGTTAAACAGAAATACCACTCTCAGTTTAACCCCCACTTGGCTAAGCAAAATATGGAGCCAAAACCATTGCAGTCTGGAGTCAAATACTGGCTTCAGTAG